Proteins from a genomic interval of Hydrogenophaga sp. PAMC20947:
- a CDS encoding GGDEF domain-containing protein, with protein MPIPELAIWFTMLGGMLMLLALAVGDGIAHRSSGSLRNVLFILVTGSSCVVITGLPEAVFPGLPQPPMRVLKACLGPGAGAMALYFLGDWLSGPHEDRQVHRLTHWGGAVLALLAMALALRASQIDAEAFQALLWWVAAANMVPAVLALIAVVRSAVLGDPLARWMVIAIVCLDLMVAGLYTKALGVQAGTLFWLLTATITLAYFLIVTVLVLLRHREIRLLKRLLRLELGAEPATGLPTGPALLSQIEHAFWRSARLNASCSVICLYLSNLYEVAGCEDHKIDGQILVTLAARIRQAAGFRCTVGLYHPRCFVVVMSSDGHHNAIDAVVGHLLELAGRPLAVTGEWQSKLCFVPQVGVGVVTVDPATAQPLEALNQAEQMALLSVRPTSSASSASTSSNPFQPAVQP; from the coding sequence ATGCCCATTCCTGAACTCGCTATCTGGTTCACGATGCTGGGCGGCATGCTCATGCTGTTGGCGCTGGCCGTTGGCGATGGCATCGCCCATCGGTCGAGCGGATCGCTGCGCAATGTGTTGTTCATTCTGGTCACCGGGTCCAGCTGCGTGGTGATCACGGGCCTTCCAGAAGCGGTGTTCCCTGGACTCCCCCAGCCACCGATGCGGGTGCTCAAAGCCTGCCTGGGCCCGGGCGCCGGTGCCATGGCGCTGTATTTTCTGGGCGACTGGCTCAGCGGGCCCCACGAAGACCGCCAGGTGCACCGATTGACACACTGGGGCGGCGCCGTGCTTGCGCTGCTGGCGATGGCATTGGCCCTGCGCGCCAGCCAGATCGACGCCGAAGCGTTTCAGGCTTTGTTGTGGTGGGTCGCGGCCGCAAACATGGTCCCCGCCGTACTGGCCTTGATCGCCGTGGTCCGAAGCGCTGTGTTGGGTGACCCCCTGGCCCGTTGGATGGTGATCGCCATCGTTTGCCTGGACTTGATGGTGGCCGGTCTCTACACCAAAGCGCTGGGCGTGCAAGCAGGCACGCTGTTCTGGCTGTTGACCGCAACCATCACCCTCGCCTACTTTCTGATCGTCACGGTGCTGGTGTTGCTTCGCCACCGGGAGATCCGGCTGCTCAAACGCCTGTTGCGCCTGGAACTGGGCGCCGAACCGGCCACCGGCCTGCCCACAGGGCCGGCCCTTTTGTCCCAGATCGAGCACGCTTTCTGGCGCAGCGCGCGATTGAACGCAAGCTGCAGTGTCATTTGCCTGTACCTGAGCAATCTGTACGAAGTCGCAGGGTGCGAGGATCACAAGATCGACGGTCAGATTCTGGTGACGCTGGCTGCGCGCATTCGCCAAGCGGCCGGCTTCCGCTGCACCGTGGGGCTCTACCACCCCAGGTGCTTCGTGGTGGTCATGTCCTCAGACGGCCACCACAATGCCATCGATGCAGTGGTGGGTCATTTGCTGGAGCTCGCTGGCCGGCCGCTGGCAGTGACGGGTGAGTGGCAATCGAAGCTCTGCTTCGTCCCGCAAGTGGGCGTGGGGGTGGTCACGGTCGATCCCGCCACTGCCCAACCCCTGGAGGCCCTCAACCAGGCCGAGCAAATGGCCTTGCTGTCGGTGCGTCCCACCTCGAGCGCCTCCAGCGCCTCGACTTCCAGCAACCCGTTTCAGCCTGCTGTGCAGCCCTGA
- a CDS encoding Gfo/Idh/MocA family oxidoreductase, producing MPHPLSSPAPQSPAPNPVIALLGRRLRLAVIGGGAGSFIGATHRQAARLDDRYDLVAACLSSQPDKAQSAGASLGLPVERSYPSAQALFDAEADRADGAEVVAIMTPNDSHFPYAMAALAQGFDVICDKPMTNTLDEAAQLRQRVKESGLVFCLTHNYSGYPLVRQARAMVANGELGELRLVQVEYVQGGRAKPGPGRAAWKADPARTGASLVMGDIGTHAHQLLRFITGLEVVQLAADAGPIVPGSQAHDYAGALLRLSGGARGSFWVTQAAAGMENAMRIRVSGSLGTLEWAQEQPQVLHFKPLDAPAQVRTPGGPGTLPLAARSSRIAAGHPEGFPEAFANLYSDAAEAIAARRAGQPPDPLSLHFPNADDGWMGLRFVDAVIRSSASDGAWTPA from the coding sequence ATGCCGCACCCGCTTTCCTCACCGGCCCCACAATCCCCCGCGCCCAACCCTGTGATCGCCTTGCTGGGGCGCCGCCTGCGCCTCGCGGTCATTGGCGGGGGGGCTGGTTCGTTCATCGGTGCCACCCACCGCCAGGCTGCCCGACTGGACGATCGCTACGATCTCGTTGCGGCATGCCTGTCGAGTCAACCCGACAAGGCCCAGAGCGCGGGCGCCAGCCTGGGCCTGCCCGTCGAGCGCAGCTACCCCAGCGCCCAGGCCTTGTTCGATGCCGAAGCGGATCGTGCCGACGGGGCTGAAGTGGTGGCCATCATGACCCCCAATGACAGCCACTTTCCCTACGCCATGGCGGCACTGGCACAGGGCTTTGACGTCATTTGCGACAAACCCATGACCAACACGCTGGACGAAGCCGCGCAATTGCGCCAGCGGGTAAAGGAGAGCGGGCTGGTGTTTTGCCTGACCCACAACTACAGCGGCTACCCCCTGGTGCGCCAGGCCCGCGCCATGGTGGCCAACGGCGAGCTGGGTGAGCTTCGGCTGGTACAGGTGGAGTATGTGCAGGGCGGGCGCGCCAAGCCCGGGCCGGGCCGGGCGGCCTGGAAAGCCGACCCTGCTCGCACTGGCGCATCGCTGGTCATGGGCGACATCGGAACCCACGCCCACCAACTGCTGCGGTTCATCACGGGGCTCGAAGTGGTGCAATTGGCGGCCGACGCGGGCCCCATCGTGCCAGGCAGCCAGGCGCACGACTACGCGGGCGCCCTCTTGCGCCTGAGCGGTGGGGCACGCGGCAGCTTCTGGGTCACACAGGCAGCCGCCGGCATGGAAAACGCCATGCGCATACGCGTGAGCGGCTCGCTTGGCACCCTGGAGTGGGCACAGGAGCAGCCGCAGGTCTTGCACTTCAAGCCACTGGATGCGCCCGCGCAGGTGCGCACCCCGGGTGGACCCGGCACCTTGCCGCTCGCCGCTCGGTCCAGCCGGATCGCCGCCGGTCACCCGGAAGGATTCCCCGAGGCCTTTGCCAATCTATATTCTGATGCAGCAGAGGCCATTGCGGCCCGACGCGCTGGCCAGCCGCCCGATCCTTTGAGCCTGCACTTTCCGAATGCCGACGACGGCTGGATGGGCCTGCGCTTTGTCGATGCGGTGATACGGTCCAGTGCCAGTGATGGCGCGTGGACGCCGGCCTGA
- a CDS encoding polysaccharide deacetylase family protein encodes MSRLADTVFRLASRSLRVSLRQIPLGFSRAVSSSTLPIFIFHAVEENPKPYIKHLYDYHTPESFERVLDEILRNFRPLEDLSPQGIARAGADQFLVTFDDGLRSSYEVAAPILERKGIPSIHFLITDFLAGSSASRVEEKFKASLLKEALSHRSLRDQADVASILAHAGYVGAPEDALMSVRLADGAVYAEVAERLEIDMDAYFRADRPYITHDEAADLARRGFMLGAHSRDHPRYWEIGLDEQVEQTLRSMQHVQTAFGLPHRYFAFPYKNKGITSAFYDRTHDAVDLFFTTSGWGNRMNRQKVFHRVGLDSTGSASQALQSGWRPFPLSLVQ; translated from the coding sequence ATGTCCCGTCTCGCAGATACTGTCTTTCGGCTCGCCTCTCGTTCGCTGCGGGTCAGCCTGCGGCAGATTCCTTTGGGGTTTTCCCGGGCAGTGTCCTCTTCGACTCTGCCGATTTTCATTTTTCACGCGGTCGAGGAAAACCCCAAGCCTTACATCAAGCATTTGTACGATTACCATACGCCCGAGAGTTTTGAGCGGGTTCTGGATGAAATTTTGCGAAATTTCAGGCCGTTGGAGGACCTGTCTCCGCAGGGGATTGCACGTGCGGGCGCTGACCAATTTCTGGTCACTTTTGACGATGGCTTGCGATCTTCGTACGAAGTGGCCGCTCCGATACTTGAGCGCAAAGGCATCCCGTCGATTCATTTCCTGATCACGGATTTCCTGGCAGGCTCGTCTGCTTCACGCGTGGAGGAAAAGTTCAAAGCCAGTCTGCTGAAAGAAGCACTGAGCCACAGATCGTTGCGCGATCAGGCTGATGTGGCATCCATACTGGCCCATGCGGGGTATGTTGGTGCGCCTGAAGACGCTCTGATGTCGGTGCGATTGGCCGATGGCGCGGTCTATGCCGAGGTTGCCGAGCGCTTGGAAATCGATATGGACGCCTATTTTCGCGCGGATCGCCCCTACATCACCCACGATGAGGCGGCCGACTTGGCCCGCCGCGGCTTTATGTTGGGGGCGCACAGTCGCGACCACCCGCGCTATTGGGAAATCGGGCTGGACGAACAGGTGGAGCAAACCCTGCGCAGCATGCAGCATGTGCAGACCGCTTTCGGCCTACCTCACCGCTACTTTGCGTTTCCCTACAAGAACAAGGGCATCACTTCGGCGTTTTACGACCGCACACATGATGCTGTTGATCTGTTTTTCACGACCAGTGGCTGGGGAAACCGCATGAACCGCCAGAAAGTTTTTCACCGCGTGGGCTTGGACAGCACCGGCAGCGCCTCGCAGGCGCTCCAGAGCGGATGGAGACCCTTTCCGCTAAGCCTTGTGCAGTAA
- a CDS encoding acyltransferase family protein yields the protein MAETKTPTREIWIDALKGWGMLLIVTGHVWSLSDVPVWYMWIFSFHVPLFFFAAGMTLKPGGTRFATFLRRRVQTLLVPYFFYALLGYGFYVLGYAAAQAAGITVAQFGYGLWQPFMGIFYGSVGDGLLVNSPLWFLMALFLSQSAVQALNAQTTHPVVKYAILLLCFSIAALIEEQFNPPFSLLPAMGAAVFIQLGLDFRRHDPVNQWAKGLRWMAFVVLLGLSLFSPTNGAVGLAGPTIHQPVLFLMFALAGIGMSVMLVRLASPRWQAVLAFIGQHSMGILVLHMLAIKGVKVVLSIATGTSLDTMEHSLPWGGLILTVAALLMWPAIAFIERWLSWTLGIRR from the coding sequence ATGGCAGAAACGAAAACCCCCACCCGGGAAATTTGGATCGATGCCCTCAAGGGATGGGGCATGTTGCTCATCGTGACGGGGCATGTCTGGTCACTGTCGGATGTACCGGTCTGGTACATGTGGATTTTTTCGTTTCACGTCCCGCTGTTCTTCTTTGCCGCCGGCATGACGCTCAAACCGGGTGGCACCCGGTTCGCCACCTTCCTGCGACGTCGAGTCCAAACACTGCTCGTTCCCTACTTTTTTTACGCCTTGCTGGGTTACGGGTTCTACGTTCTCGGGTATGCGGCTGCACAGGCAGCCGGAATCACGGTGGCGCAGTTCGGCTATGGTCTGTGGCAGCCATTCATGGGAATTTTCTACGGCTCAGTGGGCGACGGTCTGCTGGTCAACAGCCCACTCTGGTTCCTGATGGCCCTCTTCCTGTCGCAGAGCGCCGTGCAGGCGCTCAACGCACAGACAACCCACCCCGTTGTCAAGTACGCCATCCTGCTGTTGTGCTTCTCGATCGCGGCATTGATAGAGGAACAGTTCAACCCACCCTTCAGCCTGCTTCCCGCCATGGGAGCCGCTGTCTTCATCCAGCTGGGCCTGGATTTCAGGCGACACGATCCCGTCAATCAGTGGGCAAAAGGCCTGCGATGGATGGCGTTTGTGGTCCTGCTGGGCCTCTCACTCTTTTCGCCCACCAACGGTGCCGTCGGACTGGCTGGCCCCACGATCCATCAACCGGTTTTGTTCTTGATGTTTGCCCTGGCAGGCATCGGAATGTCCGTGATGCTGGTCAGGCTGGCAAGCCCCAGATGGCAGGCTGTTTTGGCCTTCATCGGTCAACACAGCATGGGCATCCTCGTGTTGCACATGCTCGCGATCAAAGGCGTCAAAGTGGTACTGAGTATTGCCACTGGAACCAGCCTGGACACCATGGAGCACAGCTTGCCCTGGGGAGGGCTGATACTCACTGTGGCTGCTCTACTGATGTGGCCAGCCATTGCTTTCATTGAGCGCTGGCTCTCCTGGACACTGGGTATTCGCCGCTGA
- a CDS encoding lysylphosphatidylglycerol synthase domain-containing protein produces MTRSPQAKRLLKWASLVIIAITAIYFFDAVGKYFESIPAIRWDARAWLAMAATILCMFVNLIFGGLMWMALLKDQGVHLAPTTAFRIVGMAQVAKYLPGNVGHLIGQVTLASAAGVPIGVSITTMLISTLWLVATGLSMGGAGLLLFLDTSHILDVPIPDAPVMAVLGVAVAISPWVAVWMLNRLLPGLSRRLGSGQLVALPRFHTAVAVAGGFILCFFVFGLMLKLQATYLFGVESGDILTFTLMFTSAWIAGYLLPGAPGGLGVREALVVALLGSVVGTGTAIGLSVTMRLATVLGDGLAFVAGLLLQWLTQAPPLSQPSDNQP; encoded by the coding sequence ATGACCCGCTCACCTCAAGCCAAGCGGCTGCTCAAGTGGGCTTCATTGGTCATCATCGCGATCACGGCGATCTACTTTTTCGATGCGGTTGGAAAGTACTTCGAAAGCATCCCGGCCATTCGCTGGGATGCCAGAGCGTGGCTCGCCATGGCTGCGACCATCCTTTGCATGTTCGTGAACCTGATCTTCGGCGGCCTGATGTGGATGGCTCTGCTGAAAGACCAGGGCGTACACCTGGCGCCCACCACAGCCTTCCGGATTGTGGGCATGGCCCAAGTCGCCAAATACCTGCCGGGCAACGTGGGACATCTCATCGGACAGGTGACCCTGGCCAGCGCAGCTGGCGTGCCGATCGGTGTGTCCATCACCACCATGCTTATTTCCACCCTGTGGCTGGTCGCGACCGGACTGAGCATGGGTGGGGCCGGCCTGCTGCTGTTTTTGGATACTTCACACATTCTTGATGTTCCGATTCCAGACGCTCCCGTGATGGCCGTGTTGGGCGTTGCCGTGGCCATCAGTCCGTGGGTGGCGGTCTGGATGCTCAACCGCCTTCTGCCCGGCCTGTCGCGTCGGTTGGGCAGTGGCCAGTTGGTGGCTCTGCCTCGCTTTCACACCGCGGTGGCCGTGGCCGGCGGCTTCATCCTGTGCTTCTTCGTCTTTGGCTTGATGCTCAAGCTGCAGGCGACTTACCTCTTCGGCGTCGAATCCGGCGACATCCTGACCTTCACCCTGATGTTCACCTCCGCATGGATCGCCGGCTACTTGCTCCCTGGAGCTCCGGGCGGACTCGGCGTTCGGGAAGCGTTGGTTGTGGCCTTGCTGGGCTCCGTGGTCGGGACTGGAACAGCTATTGGCCTGAGCGTGACCATGCGTCTGGCCACCGTGCTGGGCGACGGCCTGGCATTTGTCGCTGGCCTGCTATTGCAATGGCTGACGCAGGCTCCGCCCTTGAGTCAACCCAGCGACAACCAGCCCTGA
- a CDS encoding FAD-dependent oxidoreductase, translated as MHTTKNLILGAGLTGLSTGYHLKGEYAVYEMLHEVGGLCRSEDVNGFLFDYAPHILYTVDPYASQLIHTLLKDNLHVQKRKAYIYHGKYDLYTRFPYQAHLHGLPATDIIECLSGLVDVLRNPDRPKPQNYREWMYWRFGKGIAEQLMIPYAERIWTIDPKYMNFSWIDRRVPEPDFEAVLRGALHDETAMSGFNQEFWYPIEGAIEALPVALAKGVTNIHLNETVTKIDPVGKQVSFASGKVVGYENLVYTLPLTHLPKFIDGVPEHVTAAIKGLQFNQIKCVNIGINRPDISPYHWLYFHEAEEFIFHRISFPRNTSEKTCPPGTSSVCCEISYSEHRPLRVQTDKELIQATIDGLTKAKILRPDDEILAADVLTVDPAYVIYDLDYEKNVKIIHEYMVSLDMHPCGRFGDWQYYNMDHSIMAGKRIADLINGQPA; from the coding sequence ATGCACACAACCAAAAACCTCATCCTGGGCGCAGGCTTGACAGGCCTCAGCACCGGCTATCACCTCAAGGGTGAATACGCCGTGTACGAGATGCTCCATGAAGTGGGTGGACTTTGTCGCTCTGAAGATGTCAATGGGTTTCTGTTCGACTACGCGCCGCACATTCTGTACACCGTGGATCCTTACGCCTCACAGCTGATTCACACGCTGCTCAAGGACAACCTCCACGTCCAAAAACGCAAGGCGTACATCTACCACGGCAAGTACGACCTCTACACCCGCTTCCCATACCAGGCCCACCTGCATGGCTTACCCGCTACCGACATCATCGAGTGTCTCAGCGGTCTGGTCGACGTATTGCGCAACCCCGATCGTCCCAAGCCACAAAACTACCGTGAGTGGATGTACTGGCGCTTCGGCAAGGGGATCGCAGAACAGCTGATGATCCCGTATGCCGAGCGCATCTGGACCATTGACCCCAAATACATGAACTTCAGCTGGATCGACCGCCGCGTTCCAGAGCCTGATTTTGAAGCTGTGCTGCGCGGAGCATTGCATGACGAAACCGCTATGTCGGGCTTCAACCAAGAGTTCTGGTACCCTATTGAAGGAGCCATCGAAGCGCTTCCCGTGGCACTGGCCAAAGGGGTCACCAACATCCATCTGAACGAGACGGTCACCAAGATTGACCCCGTCGGCAAACAAGTGTCTTTCGCTTCCGGCAAAGTGGTCGGCTACGAGAACCTGGTGTACACGCTGCCCCTGACCCACCTGCCCAAGTTCATCGATGGTGTGCCCGAGCACGTTACCGCCGCGATCAAAGGACTGCAGTTCAACCAGATCAAATGCGTCAACATCGGCATCAACCGCCCCGACATCAGCCCGTATCACTGGCTGTACTTCCATGAGGCCGAAGAGTTCATCTTTCACCGCATCAGCTTCCCCCGCAACACGTCTGAAAAGACCTGCCCGCCAGGCACCAGCTCGGTCTGTTGTGAAATTTCGTACTCAGAGCACCGCCCTTTGCGCGTTCAAACCGACAAAGAGCTGATTCAAGCCACGATCGACGGCTTGACCAAAGCCAAGATCCTCCGCCCGGACGACGAGATTCTTGCCGCTGACGTTTTGACGGTTGACCCTGCCTACGTGATTTACGACCTCGACTACGAAAAGAACGTCAAAATCATTCACGAATACATGGTCAGCCTGGACATGCACCCCTGTGGCCGCTTCGGGGATTGGCAGTACTACAACATGGACCACAGCATCATGGCGGGCAAGCGTATTGCTGACCTGATCAACGGTCAGCCTGCCTGA
- a CDS encoding GDSL-type esterase/lipase family protein — MTSSSTPDNHRYSPVYAACTLSLVTLFLAGCASSSGSTGTTAAASNPFAKNGAANGVQVNVMRVYGDSYTDPDFTEPRGITNWAQALQANGTVEQSRIYAIGGATAASDQVRSFTQQIANWQSTNTPVTERDLSVVYLGYNDIGRLGSTDNLASAKAGYTDGISQLLASGAANGNNRIFVTQITDWSRNPGVADSTQGQVNAWNSFVAGVANENPNIIAVDLQTVFDRVYADPGKFGFVNVTTEDKERTAIDSLYFDSLHYGSLGMELISRVYQHYLTRAWTWASTVSAGSDAAGQLNSDIDTGLLSFRQQQLGNYQPGFSLIPLGTERSDSAQRSSEGVVFAPFSDLNKLREGPRGLAFNFSPNQTDKANSAAYGIALTQGNASTLIASSEDRTSLRYSTRTASAYWMQPIDNFLVSTQLSQLNYDFSQHGSDDLISRQIDNNRSASGWSMESKLRYNWRSPSDSVFTPWAALTYQGTSLNPATLSTLYTTDVTFAGTRANELLAGIGLDVGFAPIQFSGGRKLQLGGGINHLQSLHRDSITVGMTEAGGTQSTEIIQRAKISRTQLALNAKMDVSKRITFRAGYSFELEQPQSTQNVQLQANLSF, encoded by the coding sequence ATGACCTCTAGCTCAACGCCTGACAACCACCGCTACAGCCCTGTGTATGCGGCATGTACATTGAGTCTCGTCACCCTGTTCCTCGCGGGTTGTGCCAGCAGCAGTGGTTCAACGGGTACGACTGCGGCTGCATCGAACCCGTTTGCGAAAAATGGGGCCGCCAACGGGGTGCAAGTGAATGTCATGCGCGTCTATGGCGATAGCTACACCGACCCAGACTTCACCGAACCACGAGGCATCACCAACTGGGCTCAGGCGCTTCAGGCCAACGGAACTGTCGAGCAATCCCGAATTTACGCAATCGGCGGTGCAACGGCTGCATCTGACCAAGTGCGGTCGTTTACCCAACAAATTGCCAATTGGCAAAGCACCAACACGCCGGTCACCGAACGCGACCTGTCCGTTGTCTATTTGGGCTACAACGACATCGGGCGCCTAGGCAGCACGGACAATCTGGCCTCGGCAAAGGCGGGCTATACCGACGGCATCTCGCAATTGCTCGCATCGGGTGCGGCCAATGGCAACAACCGCATTTTTGTCACGCAAATCACCGATTGGAGTCGCAACCCGGGCGTTGCTGATTCCACCCAAGGACAAGTCAATGCCTGGAACAGCTTTGTTGCTGGCGTTGCCAATGAAAATCCCAACATCATTGCCGTCGATTTGCAAACGGTATTCGATCGCGTCTACGCCGATCCAGGTAAATTCGGCTTTGTGAACGTCACAACTGAAGACAAAGAACGCACTGCCATAGATTCGCTGTACTTTGACAGCCTCCACTACGGCAGCTTGGGCATGGAGCTCATTTCCAGGGTGTATCAACACTACTTGACGCGGGCATGGACATGGGCCAGCACAGTCAGCGCCGGCAGCGACGCGGCGGGTCAACTGAACTCCGATATTGATACGGGCCTGCTGAGTTTCCGGCAGCAGCAGCTGGGCAACTACCAACCCGGTTTCAGCTTGATTCCACTGGGAACCGAGCGAAGCGACAGCGCCCAGCGTTCATCGGAGGGTGTCGTGTTCGCACCCTTCTCCGATCTCAACAAACTTCGCGAAGGTCCTCGCGGGCTGGCGTTCAACTTCTCGCCCAATCAAACAGACAAGGCCAACTCCGCGGCCTATGGCATCGCCTTGACACAAGGCAATGCAAGCACCTTGATCGCAAGCTCTGAGGACAGGACCAGCCTGCGGTACAGCACCCGCACGGCAAGTGCTTACTGGATGCAGCCCATCGACAACTTCCTTGTCAGCACCCAGCTTTCCCAGCTCAATTACGATTTTTCGCAACATGGATCAGACGACCTGATTTCACGGCAGATTGACAACAATCGATCAGCGTCCGGCTGGTCGATGGAGAGCAAGTTGCGATACAACTGGCGCTCGCCAAGCGACTCGGTATTCACGCCTTGGGCGGCGCTGACCTATCAGGGCACTTCGCTCAACCCCGCGACCTTGAGCACGCTCTACACCACCGATGTAACTTTTGCCGGGACCCGCGCCAATGAGCTGCTCGCCGGCATTGGACTCGATGTGGGTTTTGCGCCCATCCAATTCTCGGGGGGACGCAAGTTGCAGTTGGGCGGCGGCATCAACCACCTTCAAAGCCTTCATCGCGACAGCATCACGGTTGGCATGACCGAAGCAGGCGGCACCCAGTCTACCGAGATCATTCAACGTGCAAAAATATCCCGCACCCAACTGGCGCTCAACGCCAAAATGGATGTTTCCAAGCGAATCACATTCCGTGCAGGGTATTCCTTCGAGCTGGAGCAACCCCAATCAACTCAAAATGTGCAGCTGCAAGCCAACTTGAGTTTCTGA